The Danio aesculapii chromosome 8, fDanAes4.1, whole genome shotgun sequence genome window below encodes:
- the nkx3-1 gene encoding homeobox protein Nkx-3.1: MAASNKQLTSFFIEDILSLKEDKKDEDSCNAESDRDDGTDRQTDSADVCRTSEDKTVSSTEMTGGSGKKKRSRAAFTHLQVLELEKKFSRQRYLSAPERTHLATALHLTETQVKIWFQNRRYKTKRRQLTTEHGKDYFQKSDAAAMAATEEDFFRASLLATVYKSSPYRPYVYDLHGLSMWRPAL; the protein is encoded by the exons ATGGCGGCTTCAAACAAGCAGCTGACGTCGTTTTTCATAGAGGACATTTTATCCTTAAAAGAGGATAAAAAGGATGAAGACTCCTGCAATGCTGAGAGTGACAGAGACGACGGCACTGACAGACAAAcag ATTCAGCGGATGTTTGTCGGACTTCTGAGGATAAAACAGTGTCGTCGACAGAGATGACGGGGGGAAGCGGGAAAAAGAAGCGGTCGCGCGCCGCGTTCACGCACCTgcag GTTTTGGAGCTGGAGAAGAAGTTCAGCCGTCAGCGGTACCTGAGCGCACCTGAGCGCACACACCTGGCGACCGCACTGCACCTCACAGAGACTCAGGTCAAAATCTGGTTCCAGAACAGGAGATATAAAACCAAACGTAGACAGTTAACCACAGAGCATGGCAAGGACTACTTCCAGAAATCAGATGCAGCCGCTATGGCTGCTACAGAGGAGGACTTTTTCAGAGCATCACTTTTAGCGACAGTCTATAAATCCTCCCCTTACCGGCCTTACGTGTATGATTTACACGGACTGAGCATGTGGAGACCAGCACTGTGA